One Pseudomonas sp. C27(2019) DNA window includes the following coding sequences:
- a CDS encoding U32 family peptidase, whose amino-acid sequence MSLPLHHLELLSPARDAIIAKEAILHGTDAVYIGGPSFGARHNASNSLSDIAELVEFAHLFHAKVFVTINTILHDDELEPARALIWQLYEAGVDAVIVQDLGVMEMDLPPIELHASTQTDIRTLEKAQFLSQVGFSQLVLARELNLQEIREISQNVDSAIEFFIHGALCVAFSGQCNISHAQTGRSANRGDCSQACRLPYTLKDDEGRVVAYDKHLLSMKDNNQSANLRDLVDAGVRSFKIEGRYKDMTYVKNITAYYRQQLDEILLDRPELARSSSGFTEHFFAPDPDKTFHRGSTDYFVSDRKIDIGAFDSPKFIGLPVGEILGIGKNDISVQTTEALANGDGLNVLYKREVVGFRANTVQQICEYELDGQMVRQYRVVPNDMRAELKQLRPPYQLNRNMDHNWQQALQKKSSERRVLVDWQLQVDEQQLTLTATSEEGVSVSVQQVGPFTVASDAKQAIAQIKDTLSKLGTTIYHAQNIDVQAEQAWFVPNSQLKALRRDAIAALTAARVAAHPKGFRKPVSDPAPVYPESHLTFLANVYNKKARAFYHRYGVQLIDAAYEAHEETGDVPVMITKHCLRFSFNLCPKQAKGVTGVRTKVSDMQLIHGDEVLTLKFDCKPCEMHVIGKMKGHILNMPQLGSAQSNAGIVGQISPEELLKTIKR is encoded by the coding sequence ATGTCTCTACCTCTGCACCACCTTGAGTTACTCAGTCCTGCCCGCGATGCCATTATTGCCAAAGAGGCCATTTTGCATGGTACGGACGCGGTTTATATTGGTGGGCCGAGTTTTGGCGCGCGGCATAATGCCAGCAATAGTTTGAGTGACATTGCTGAGCTGGTGGAGTTTGCCCATCTGTTCCATGCCAAGGTGTTTGTCACCATCAATACCATTTTGCACGATGATGAGCTGGAGCCAGCGCGGGCGTTAATTTGGCAGCTGTATGAGGCCGGTGTGGATGCGGTGATTGTGCAAGATTTAGGTGTGATGGAGATGGATCTGCCGCCGATTGAACTGCATGCCAGCACCCAGACCGATATTCGTACCCTAGAAAAAGCTCAGTTTCTCTCACAAGTGGGCTTTTCCCAGTTGGTCTTGGCCCGCGAGCTGAACCTGCAAGAAATCCGTGAGATCAGCCAGAATGTTGATTCAGCGATTGAGTTCTTTATTCATGGTGCGCTCTGTGTGGCGTTTTCTGGGCAGTGCAATATTTCTCATGCGCAAACTGGCCGCAGTGCCAACCGCGGTGATTGCTCACAAGCTTGCCGTTTGCCTTACACCTTAAAAGACGATGAAGGCCGCGTGGTGGCTTACGACAAGCACTTGCTGTCGATGAAGGACAATAACCAAAGCGCTAATTTGCGTGATTTGGTCGATGCTGGTGTGCGTTCCTTTAAGATTGAAGGGCGCTATAAAGATATGACCTATGTGAAAAATATCACTGCTTATTACCGTCAACAATTGGATGAGATTTTATTGGACCGCCCTGAGCTGGCGCGTTCATCCAGTGGTTTTACTGAGCACTTTTTTGCCCCTGATCCTGATAAAACTTTCCACCGAGGCAGCACTGATTATTTTGTTAGCGACCGTAAAATTGATATTGGCGCGTTTGACTCGCCGAAGTTTATTGGTTTGCCGGTGGGTGAAATTCTGGGCATTGGTAAAAACGATATTAGCGTACAAACCACCGAGGCTTTGGCCAATGGCGATGGCTTAAACGTTTTATATAAGCGTGAAGTGGTGGGTTTTCGTGCCAATACTGTGCAGCAAATTTGTGAGTATGAGCTTGATGGGCAAATGGTGCGCCAGTACCGTGTGGTGCCCAATGATATGCGTGCAGAGCTTAAGCAGCTGCGCCCGCCCTATCAGCTCAATCGCAATATGGATCATAACTGGCAGCAGGCGTTGCAAAAGAAATCGTCTGAACGTCGCGTTTTAGTGGATTGGCAGCTGCAGGTTGATGAGCAGCAATTGACCTTAACGGCTACTAGCGAAGAGGGCGTAAGCGTCAGTGTGCAACAGGTGGGTCCGTTCACTGTGGCCAGTGATGCCAAGCAAGCTATCGCGCAAATCAAAGATACCCTGAGCAAGCTGGGTACGACGATTTATCATGCGCAGAATATTGATGTGCAAGCTGAGCAGGCGTGGTTTGTGCCGAACTCCCAATTGAAGGCCTTGCGCCGTGATGCCATTGCAGCGCTGACTGCCGCGCGTGTTGCCGCGCATCCGAAAGGTTTCCGTAAACCCGTCAGTGATCCAGCGCCAGTGTATCCTGAATCGCATCTAACCTTTTTGGCTAACGTCTACAATAAAAAAGCCCGCGCGTTTTATCACCGTTATGGCGTGCAATTGATTGATGCGGCCTATGAGGCGCACGAAGAAACGGGCGATGTGCCGGTGATGATCACTAAGCATTGTCTGCGTTTCTCGTTTAACTTGTGTCCAAAACAAGCTAAGGGTGTGACGGGCGTGCGCACTAAAGTCAGTGATATGCAGTTGATTCATGGTGATGAGGTGCTGACGCTGAAGTTTGATTGCAAACCGTGCGAGATGCATGTCATCGGTAAAATGAAAGGCCATATTCTTAATATGCCGCAATTGGGTAGCGCGCAATCGAACGCTGGTATTGTTGGTCAGATCAGTCCTGAGGAATTGTTGAAGACGATTAAGCGCTAA
- a CDS encoding RNA-guided endonuclease TnpB family protein: protein MIKHTKTLKVRVRDRHLPLLNSMARSVNFVWNFVNELSQRSIKERGVFLSAYDVQKYTNGAGKDLGLHSQTVQRIAVEYTTRRRQFKKARLNWRKSGGVRRSLGWIPINTAVAQWKNGQVYHNGHYFKVWDSYGLGQYTFRSGSFNEDARGRWYFNVVVDVQGQIPAGQDRIGIDLGLTDTATCSDGTKLEAGRFYRGLEEKLAIAQRVRNKTQVKTIYAKIANRRKDALHKFSRKLVNRCGEIYVGNVSSLKLVKTTMAKSVLDAGWGQLKTMLDYKCAHAGIVFKEVNEAYTTQTCSCCGALPDSRPRGIAGLGIRKWTCSACGVRHSDRDINAARNILAVGHGRLAVGITASLGR from the coding sequence ATGATAAAGCACACCAAAACATTAAAAGTCCGAGTACGAGACAGGCATTTGCCCTTGCTTAATAGCATGGCTCGAAGCGTCAATTTCGTTTGGAACTTTGTTAATGAGTTGAGCCAGCGCTCGATTAAAGAGCGTGGTGTGTTTTTGTCAGCCTATGATGTTCAGAAATATACCAATGGCGCAGGTAAGGACTTAGGGCTACACAGCCAAACAGTGCAGCGTATTGCAGTTGAGTACACGACGCGCCGCAGGCAGTTCAAAAAGGCGCGACTGAATTGGCGCAAATCAGGCGGTGTACGCCGCTCATTGGGCTGGATACCGATCAATACAGCTGTGGCTCAATGGAAAAATGGGCAGGTCTACCACAATGGCCACTATTTTAAAGTGTGGGACAGCTACGGCTTGGGCCAATATACGTTTCGCTCTGGCAGCTTCAACGAAGATGCCCGTGGCCGCTGGTACTTCAATGTAGTTGTTGATGTGCAGGGCCAGATACCAGCAGGCCAAGATCGCATCGGTATTGACCTTGGCTTAACCGACACCGCTACCTGTTCCGACGGCACCAAGCTGGAAGCGGGACGCTTCTATCGTGGGCTTGAGGAAAAGTTAGCCATAGCGCAACGGGTTAGGAACAAAACCCAAGTTAAAACTATTTACGCGAAAATCGCTAACCGTAGAAAAGACGCATTGCACAAGTTCAGCCGCAAGCTGGTCAACCGCTGCGGTGAAATCTATGTGGGCAATGTCAGTAGTTTAAAACTCGTTAAAACCACGATGGCCAAGTCAGTATTGGATGCTGGCTGGGGGCAATTAAAAACAATGCTGGACTATAAATGCGCTCACGCAGGCATTGTTTTTAAGGAAGTGAACGAGGCATACACCACCCAAACCTGTAGCTGTTGTGGCGCACTGCCCGATAGCAGGCCGAGAGGTATCGCAGGGCTTGGAATAAGAAAATGGACGTGCAGTGCGTGTGGTGTCAGGCACAGCGACCGCGATATAAACGCGGCACGTAACATTCTCGCGGTCGGGCATGGCCGTCTAGCTGTAGGAATCACCGCCTCTTTAGGGCGGTGA
- a CDS encoding mechanosensitive ion channel family protein, whose translation MPDISPEALLENMQNDWLPLIVEHGLNVLFAILTLAIGWWLISRVIKTFTNVLQKRHADAMLTGFLSSLASTLLRILLLLSVAGMLGIETTSFIALIGAAGLAVGLALQGSLANFAGGVLILFLRPFRAGDYIEAQGTAGTVESILIFHTVLRTADNKTIILPNGSLSNGSITNYSTKATRRVDINVGISYDDDIKQARAILLGLAAADERVLKDPEAVVYMTSLGDSTVNMSLRMWTKTGDFWGVFFEVQEQMKEAFDREGISFPFPQRTVHLNQQAQ comes from the coding sequence ATGCCAGACATTTCCCCCGAAGCCTTGCTAGAAAACATGCAAAACGACTGGCTGCCGCTCATAGTCGAACACGGCCTGAACGTACTCTTTGCCATTCTCACGCTTGCCATCGGTTGGTGGTTGATCAGCCGTGTGATCAAAACCTTCACCAACGTATTACAAAAACGCCATGCCGACGCCATGCTGACTGGTTTTCTTAGCTCACTGGCCAGTACGTTACTGCGTATCCTCTTATTGCTAAGTGTTGCCGGTATGCTGGGTATCGAAACCACATCATTTATCGCCCTTATCGGTGCCGCAGGTCTGGCTGTGGGTCTGGCTTTACAAGGCAGCTTGGCCAACTTTGCTGGCGGCGTGCTCATTCTGTTTTTACGCCCATTTCGCGCCGGTGACTATATTGAAGCGCAAGGCACTGCCGGTACAGTAGAAAGCATCCTGATTTTTCACACCGTACTGCGTACCGCTGATAATAAAACCATTATTTTACCCAACGGCTCACTGTCCAACGGCAGCATCACCAACTACTCCACCAAAGCGACTCGCCGCGTGGATATCAATGTTGGGATCAGCTATGACGATGATATTAAACAGGCACGGGCGATTTTGCTGGGTTTAGCCGCTGCAGACGAGCGCGTACTGAAGGACCCTGAAGCCGTTGTCTACATGACCTCACTGGGCGACAGCACAGTCAATATGTCTTTACGTATGTGGACCAAAACGGGGGATTTCTGGGGCGTGTTCTTTGAAGTCCAAGAGCAAATGAAAGAAGCCTTTGACCGCGAAGGTATCAGTTTCCCCTTCCCGCAGCGCACAGTGCATCTCAACCAACAGGCACAATAA
- a CDS encoding N-acetyltransferase — protein sequence MSWSKTFEELSKSKHDRDSFDCGESELNTFIHTQAAKHMQAGISRTMVLPGTAALINQKYPICAFYSVAPSSICRETLPAALAKKLPHYPVPVFLLAQLAVHKAFHGCGLGKVSLIKALEYLWDVNAHMRAYAIVVDCLTDSAQSFYQTFGFQVLCEQNGRVRMFLPMKTVAQLFT from the coding sequence ATGAGTTGGTCAAAGACGTTTGAAGAACTTAGTAAATCCAAGCATGACCGCGATTCTTTTGATTGTGGTGAGAGTGAGCTGAATACCTTTATCCATACTCAAGCGGCTAAACATATGCAGGCCGGCATCAGCCGCACAATGGTGTTACCTGGCACTGCAGCGCTGATCAATCAGAAGTATCCGATCTGTGCGTTTTATAGCGTTGCGCCCAGTTCGATTTGCCGTGAGACATTGCCTGCTGCATTGGCTAAAAAACTACCGCATTATCCCGTGCCTGTTTTTCTACTGGCTCAGCTAGCTGTTCATAAAGCGTTTCATGGCTGCGGTCTAGGTAAAGTGAGCCTGATTAAAGCACTAGAATATTTGTGGGATGTGAATGCGCATATGCGAGCATACGCAATCGTGGTTGATTGCTTAACGGACTCAGCTCAAAGCTTCTATCAGACGTTTGGGTTTCAAGTGCTATGTGAGCAGAATGGACGAGTGCGTATGTTTTTACCCATGAAAACTGTGGCGCAGCTGTTCACTTAG
- a CDS encoding DUF1778 domain-containing protein, producing the protein MATARLDIRLDEEIKVKAEKASALLGLKSLTEYVVRLMDEDSTQVIAEHESMTIEDNVFDQFMAACEQAQAPNKALLEAAAFTKASDFK; encoded by the coding sequence ATGGCAACTGCACGATTAGACATCAGGCTTGATGAAGAGATTAAAGTTAAAGCTGAAAAAGCCTCTGCGCTGCTAGGCTTAAAAAGCTTAACTGAATATGTGGTCAGGCTGATGGATGAGGATTCGACTCAGGTGATTGCTGAGCACGAAAGCATGACTATTGAAGACAATGTGTTTGATCAGTTTATGGCAGCCTGTGAGCAGGCTCAGGCACCGAACAAAGCTTTGCTAGAGGCAGCGGCCTTTACCAAAGCGAGTGACTTTAAATGA
- a CDS encoding type II toxin-antitoxin system RelE/ParE family toxin codes for MQPVRKVRVTPRARDDLKNIGRYTERTWGKAQRNHYLKSLDARFDWLAENPQLGKHRPDICEGYHSFPEGQHVVFYLLDSRTLDIIGIPHKEMDTISYFQEG; via the coding sequence ATGCAGCCCGTAAGAAAAGTCCGGGTGACCCCACGGGCGCGGGACGACCTTAAAAATATTGGTCGCTATACCGAGCGCACTTGGGGCAAAGCCCAGCGAAACCACTACTTGAAGAGCCTTGATGCACGTTTTGACTGGCTGGCTGAAAACCCACAACTGGGAAAGCACCGTCCAGATATCTGCGAGGGATACCACAGCTTCCCTGAAGGTCAGCACGTAGTGTTCTACCTGCTTGACAGTAGAACCTTAGATATCATCGGCATACCCCACAAGGAAATGGACACCATCAGCTACTTCCAGGAAGGCTGA
- a CDS encoding type II toxin-antitoxin system ParD family antitoxin, whose translation MATTSLSLGEHWEVFIKNEISSGRYGSASEVVRDALRAMEERKSKLEALRAHLSEGANQAKNGEFVDDFSMDSLINDLDAES comes from the coding sequence ATGGCTACTACCAGTCTAAGTCTGGGTGAGCACTGGGAGGTGTTCATCAAAAATGAAATTTCCAGCGGCCGTTACGGCTCCGCCAGTGAAGTGGTACGCGATGCCTTGCGCGCCATGGAAGAGCGCAAGAGCAAACTCGAAGCTCTGCGCGCCCACCTGTCAGAAGGTGCAAACCAAGCCAAAAATGGCGAGTTTGTTGATGACTTTTCAATGGATTCGTTGATCAATGATCTGGATGCTGAATCCTGA
- a CDS encoding Fic family protein: protein MFDLPTDPLGAAWLARTYDVRPLGRLPVMSQVGGRRATQIDDGFRLETYPETMRPATQSSAHLQFHLRHEVVHLEFLSRLFACSGPDFVQNWVMAEPTGQYARRAAFLYEWLTGQVLQLPERLSGNYVNALDDSKLVAASNDRISKVQRWRVNDNLPGTRHFCPTVVKTDVVIQAAALDIPKLFAALTAEFGEDLLMRAAVWLTLRESKASFAIEGEADRAGRVQRFADVMARRTGQGELPLSDAALAELQRAILGERTTITHFGLRQSPVFVGETVRYQDVVHYVAPPAEDVCAMLHGLQVFLERTQGQSAVMRSAVAAFGFVYIHPLADGNGRVHRFLVNDILRRDGVIPEPVILPVSAVISDDALERRAYDRVLDRVSKPLMQAVREQVKFNAVQTSYPDGVVSNLEFKGDAQSRPLWRYPDLGPHVVFSANIISRTLTEQMRDQSRYLRCHAQARAALKEIVEMPDQQADRLLRSIEQNRGALSNVLAKEMPVLCQHGVWDEIVAAVAQAFQEDADIFSTSE, encoded by the coding sequence ATGTTTGACTTGCCCACAGATCCTCTCGGTGCAGCTTGGTTGGCGCGTACCTATGACGTACGGCCCTTGGGGCGACTGCCGGTTATGAGCCAAGTAGGCGGGCGGCGCGCCACGCAGATTGATGATGGATTCCGTCTGGAAACCTACCCTGAGACAATGCGTCCAGCGACACAGTCGAGCGCGCATTTGCAGTTCCATTTGCGCCATGAGGTGGTGCATTTGGAGTTTTTGTCCCGCCTTTTTGCATGCAGCGGCCCTGATTTTGTTCAAAACTGGGTTATGGCTGAACCCACAGGGCAGTATGCCCGCCGCGCTGCGTTCTTGTACGAGTGGCTTACTGGGCAAGTGTTGCAGTTGCCCGAGCGGCTGAGTGGTAATTACGTCAATGCGCTCGACGACAGCAAGCTGGTGGCCGCTTCAAATGACCGGATCAGCAAAGTGCAACGCTGGCGGGTCAACGATAATCTACCTGGGACACGGCACTTCTGCCCTACTGTGGTCAAGACCGATGTCGTCATACAGGCGGCCGCTTTGGACATACCCAAGCTGTTCGCCGCGCTGACTGCTGAGTTTGGCGAAGACCTGCTGATGCGTGCAGCGGTATGGCTAACGCTACGTGAAAGTAAAGCCAGCTTTGCTATCGAGGGCGAAGCAGATCGAGCGGGCCGTGTACAGCGTTTTGCCGACGTGATGGCGCGACGTACTGGGCAGGGTGAATTGCCGCTTAGCGACGCGGCGTTGGCGGAGTTGCAGCGGGCTATCCTCGGTGAGCGCACGACCATCACTCACTTCGGCCTGCGTCAGTCTCCTGTGTTTGTCGGCGAAACTGTTCGCTATCAAGACGTTGTGCACTATGTGGCGCCTCCCGCTGAGGACGTTTGTGCCATGCTGCATGGCTTGCAGGTATTTCTTGAAAGAACACAGGGCCAATCAGCCGTTATGCGCAGCGCGGTTGCGGCCTTCGGCTTTGTCTATATCCACCCTTTGGCTGACGGCAATGGTCGCGTGCATCGTTTTCTAGTTAACGATATTTTGCGGCGTGACGGTGTTATCCCAGAGCCAGTGATTCTGCCAGTTTCAGCTGTTATCAGCGACGATGCGCTTGAACGGCGCGCCTATGACCGGGTGTTGGATCGGGTATCCAAACCTCTTATGCAGGCCGTGCGTGAACAGGTCAAGTTCAATGCGGTGCAGACCTCTTATCCGGATGGAGTGGTTTCTAACCTTGAATTTAAAGGGGATGCACAGTCTAGGCCGTTATGGCGCTATCCTGACCTCGGACCGCATGTCGTGTTTTCGGCTAACATTATCAGCCGTACACTGACCGAGCAGATGCGCGATCAATCACGCTACCTGCGCTGTCATGCACAAGCGCGTGCGGCGCTGAAGGAAATTGTCGAGATGCCCGACCAACAGGCAGACCGACTGCTGCGTTCCATTGAGCAAAACCGTGGCGCTCTCAGCAATGTACTCGCCAAGGAAATGCCGGTGCTCTGCCAGCACGGGGTGTGGGATGAGATTGTCGCAGCAGTTGCTCAAGCTTTTCAGGAAGACGCAGATATTTTCTCTACATCGGAATAA
- a CDS encoding nucleoside-diphosphate sugar epimerase/dehydratase, whose amino-acid sequence MKLKDRLLGLPRRYKRLLQVLTDIILVWFSLWMAFVVRLGVDYPVDVLGEQRWLFIIAPLIAIPLFIRFGMYRAVMRYIGKEVLVAITKAVTISALVFALAIYWFQDSTAVIPRSLVINYWWVSVVTIGGLRLLMRQYFLGDWLEAVPSMPFKKQTDHLPRVAIYGAGSAGNQLVTALRMGKAMRPVAFIDDDDAIATRTIAGLQVYKPKHIQQMIERTGATQVLLAMPSATRARRREVLTALEPFALHVRSIPGFMDLASGRVKVQDLQEVDIADLLGRDAVAPQLELFERCIKEKVVMVTGAGGSIGSELCRQILASGATTLLLFEHSEFNLYSIQKELDVRVRKEALRVRVLPILGSIANLQRLREVMTTWKVNTVYHAAAYKHVPMVEHNTAEGILNNVIGTLNTAQAAIAAQVEHFVLISTDKAVRPTNIMGSTKRLAEMVLQALSKELAVPMFMDTADEHSYVNSTRFTMVRFGNVLGSSGSVIPLFREQIKHGGPVTVTHPKMTRYFMTIPEASQLVIQAGAMGQGGDVFVLDMGEPVKIVELAEKMINLTGLTVRSESNPSGEIAVEFSGLRPGEKLYEELLIGDNVSPTEHAMIMRADEDFLPWSELSVVLQELLSAVDSGDCVLIRQILRQTVDGYVPQGELVDWVFNQKKLSLQAPL is encoded by the coding sequence ATGAAGCTCAAAGACAGATTGTTGGGTCTACCGCGCCGTTATAAGCGTTTGCTGCAGGTGCTCACAGATATCATCTTGGTGTGGTTTTCTCTGTGGATGGCGTTTGTCGTGCGCTTGGGTGTGGACTATCCGGTTGATGTGTTAGGCGAGCAACGCTGGTTGTTTATCATCGCGCCGCTGATTGCCATTCCGCTGTTTATTCGCTTTGGTATGTATCGCGCGGTGATGCGCTATATCGGTAAAGAAGTGCTGGTGGCCATTACTAAAGCGGTGACCATCTCGGCCTTGGTATTTGCCCTGGCTATTTATTGGTTTCAAGACAGTACCGCCGTTATCCCGCGCTCGTTGGTGATTAATTATTGGTGGGTGAGTGTTGTCACTATCGGTGGTTTGCGCTTGCTGATGCGCCAGTATTTTCTGGGTGACTGGTTGGAAGCCGTGCCCAGTATGCCGTTTAAGAAACAGACTGACCATTTACCACGCGTGGCGATCTATGGCGCTGGCTCGGCGGGTAATCAGTTGGTGACGGCTTTGCGCATGGGTAAAGCAATGCGTCCCGTTGCCTTTATTGATGATGATGATGCGATTGCCACACGCACCATTGCAGGCTTGCAGGTGTATAAGCCCAAGCATATTCAGCAAATGATTGAGCGCACCGGCGCAACACAGGTGTTATTGGCCATGCCCTCGGCGACACGCGCACGGCGGCGTGAGGTATTGACTGCGTTAGAGCCGTTTGCGCTGCATGTGCGCAGTATTCCAGGCTTTATGGATTTGGCCAGCGGCCGGGTTAAAGTGCAGGATCTGCAAGAAGTCGATATTGCTGACCTGCTCGGTCGTGATGCCGTAGCCCCGCAGCTTGAGTTGTTTGAGCGCTGTATTAAAGAAAAGGTGGTGATGGTGACCGGGGCGGGTGGCTCGATTGGCTCGGAGTTGTGTCGGCAGATTTTAGCCAGCGGCGCGACCACTTTGCTGTTGTTTGAGCACAGTGAATTCAATCTCTACAGCATCCAAAAAGAGCTGGATGTACGGGTGCGTAAAGAAGCCTTGCGTGTGCGTGTGCTGCCGATTTTAGGCTCGATTGCTAACCTTCAGCGTTTGCGCGAGGTGATGACTACTTGGAAAGTGAATACTGTGTACCACGCCGCGGCCTACAAGCATGTGCCGATGGTGGAGCACAACACCGCTGAAGGTATTCTTAATAATGTCATCGGCACGCTCAATACCGCACAAGCTGCCATTGCCGCGCAAGTTGAGCACTTTGTGCTGATTTCTACCGATAAAGCCGTGCGCCCGACCAATATTATGGGTAGTACCAAGCGTTTAGCTGAAATGGTGTTGCAGGCGTTGAGTAAAGAGCTTGCTGTGCCCATGTTTATGGATACTGCGGATGAGCACAGTTATGTCAATAGCACGCGTTTCACTATGGTGCGCTTTGGTAATGTTCTGGGCTCGTCGGGCTCGGTGATTCCGTTATTTCGTGAACAAATTAAGCACGGCGGTCCGGTGACAGTTACCCATCCCAAGATGACCCGCTACTTTATGACCATTCCCGAAGCCTCGCAGTTGGTGATCCAAGCCGGTGCCATGGGGCAGGGCGGTGATGTGTTTGTTTTGGACATGGGTGAGCCAGTGAAGATTGTTGAGCTGGCGGAGAAAATGATCAATTTAACCGGCTTAACTGTGCGCAGTGAAAGTAACCCCAGCGGTGAAATTGCGGTTGAGTTCAGTGGTTTACGCCCAGGTGAAAAGCTTTATGAAGAACTGCTGATTGGCGATAATGTTTCACCGACGGAACATGCAATGATCATGCGTGCCGATGAAGACTTTTTGCCGTGGTCTGAGTTGTCGGTGGTGCTGCAGGAATTGCTGAGCGCAGTCGACAGTGGTGATTGTGTACTGATTCGCCAAATTTTGCGGCAAACCGTTGATGGTTATGTGCCGCAGGGTGAGTTGGTGGATTGGGTGTTTAATCAGAAGAAGTTGAGCCTGCAAGCGCCGCTTTGA
- a CDS encoding glycosyltransferase family 4 protein codes for MNSGLIVAVVFIAAFVLTWALRRYALASSLMDIPNERSSHSVPTPRGGGVAIVLSFLAVILLMGVMQWLSWSFVIGIVGAGTGVAVLGFLDDHGHIAARWRLLGHFASAAWALYWLGGLPPLLVFGYAFDLGVIGHVLAAVYIVWLLNLYNFMDGIDGIASIEAICVCFGGALLYVLLGAGSTLALVSALLAAAVAGFLCWNFPPARVFMGDAGSGFLGLVLAVLSLQAAWFKAELIWSWVILLGVFVVDATFTLLRRLLRGDKVYEAHRSHAYQYASRQYAAHRPVTLAVLLINLAWLLPMALLVGLGYLDGLLGVLIAYIPLVLLAVKFKAGQLEKAGA; via the coding sequence ATGAATAGCGGGCTGATTGTTGCAGTTGTGTTTATAGCTGCTTTTGTATTGACCTGGGCTTTACGCCGTTATGCGTTGGCCAGCAGTTTGATGGATATTCCCAACGAGCGCAGTTCGCATTCGGTGCCCACGCCGCGCGGTGGTGGTGTGGCGATTGTCTTGAGCTTTCTTGCAGTCATACTGTTGATGGGTGTGATGCAGTGGCTGTCTTGGTCATTTGTGATCGGCATTGTCGGCGCAGGTACCGGTGTGGCGGTGTTGGGGTTTTTAGATGACCATGGCCATATTGCCGCGCGCTGGCGCTTGCTCGGACACTTTGCATCAGCCGCTTGGGCACTCTACTGGCTGGGTGGTTTGCCGCCGTTGCTGGTGTTTGGCTATGCCTTTGATTTGGGCGTGATCGGCCATGTACTAGCAGCGGTGTATATCGTGTGGTTGCTTAATCTGTATAACTTTATGGATGGTATCGACGGTATTGCCAGCATCGAAGCGATCTGTGTGTGCTTCGGTGGGGCCCTATTGTATGTGTTGCTGGGTGCTGGTTCGACATTGGCGCTGGTGTCTGCGCTGTTAGCCGCTGCCGTGGCTGGATTTTTATGCTGGAATTTCCCACCAGCACGAGTTTTTATGGGTGATGCTGGCAGTGGTTTCTTAGGGCTTGTTCTGGCAGTGCTATCGTTGCAGGCAGCTTGGTTTAAGGCTGAGTTAATCTGGAGTTGGGTGATTTTATTGGGTGTGTTTGTGGTGGATGCAACCTTTACCCTGCTGCGCCGTTTATTGCGTGGTGATAAGGTCTATGAAGCGCATCGCAGTCATGCTTATCAATACGCGTCGCGTCAATATGCTGCACACCGTCCAGTGACGCTGGCTGTTCTGCTGATTAACTTAGCTTGGCTGCTGCCTATGGCTTTATTGGTGGGCCTTGGTTATTTAGATGGCTTGCTTGGCGTGCTGATTGCTTATATCCCTTTAGTGCTGCTGGCTGTGAAATTTAAGGCCGGGCAGTTGGAAAAGGCTGGTGCTTAA
- a CDS encoding acetyltransferase produces MAKTLLILGAGGHGKAVAESALLSGAWQRVLFVDDRWPALQESFGLPVVSDVAGLDRFADKVQGAIAAVGNNQVREQWCVAIEEAGIELVSVVHPRAYVSASVALGAGTAVMALAMVGVDAQVGRAAIINANATLDHDAVLGDFAHLGVGVQIAGGVRVGARAWLQAGCSAGYSVVVAENENIAAGTALRA; encoded by the coding sequence ATGGCGAAGACATTATTGATATTAGGTGCCGGTGGGCACGGTAAAGCGGTAGCCGAGTCAGCTTTGTTGTCTGGCGCTTGGCAGCGGGTATTGTTTGTTGATGACCGCTGGCCTGCGTTGCAAGAATCCTTTGGTTTGCCTGTGGTCAGTGATGTAGCGGGCTTGGATCGGTTTGCTGATAAGGTGCAAGGTGCGATTGCCGCGGTTGGTAATAATCAAGTGCGTGAGCAGTGGTGTGTTGCCATTGAGGAAGCAGGTATTGAGTTGGTGTCTGTCGTGCATCCACGTGCTTATGTCAGTGCCTCGGTCGCTTTAGGTGCCGGTACCGCTGTGATGGCGTTGGCTATGGTCGGTGTTGATGCGCAGGTCGGGCGGGCGGCAATTATTAATGCCAATGCCACACTGGACCATGATGCTGTGCTGGGTGACTTTGCTCATCTAGGTGTAGGCGTGCAAATTGCTGGCGGTGTACGTGTTGGTGCACGGGCTTGGTTGCAAGCAGGTTGCAGTGCTGGCTACAGCGTGGTGGTAGCTGAGAATGAAAATATAGCTGCAGGGACAGCTTTACGTGCTTGA